A genomic segment from Dermacentor silvarum isolate Dsil-2018 chromosome 11, BIME_Dsil_1.4, whole genome shotgun sequence encodes:
- the LOC125941543 gene encoding membrane metallo-endopeptidase-like 1, whose product MDRFQRVAYEQLLSTLRASVRDSKDEWSVSAAEDVNAYYSADSNEIVIPGGILQDPFFQEGLPSYINLGAIGSIIGHEISHGYDDEGSQYDGKGWLVDWWSNETEEEFNKRKACFIHQYGSIVNPVTKSQIHGENTVGENIADNGGVRLAFATHVRLSEDDNVQVLPGLEEFTPEQLFFISYALLWCRSTRPEIGDEVMSDVHSPNRYRVNIPLRNMEEFEAAFQCKTGAPMQAGPKDRCVLW is encoded by the exons ATGGACAGGTTCCAAAGGGTTGCCTACGAACAGCTGCTTTCCACATTGCGGGCCAGCGTCAGGGACAGCAAAGACGA gtggaGCGTTTCGGCTGCAGAAGACGTTAACGCCTACTATTCTGCCGATAGCAATGAAATCG TCATACCTGGAGGAATACTTCAAGACCCCTTCTTCCAAGAAGGTCTCCCATC GTACATCAACCTAGGAGCAATCGGTTCCATAATCGGTCACGAGATATCCCATGGCTATGACGACGAAG GCTCCCAGTACGATGGCAAAGGATGGCTCGTCGACTGGTGGAGTAATGAGACTGAAGAAGAGTTCAACAAGAGGAAGGCATGCTTCATTCACCAGTACGGAAGCATCGTCAATCCAGTAACGAAAAGTCAG ATCCATGGTGAGAATACAGTAGGAGAAAACATTGCTGACAATGGAGGGGTTCGCCTCGCCTTTGCT ACCCACGTCCGGCTTTCGGAGGATGATAACGTACAAGTCCTGCCAGGACTCGAAGAGTTCACGCCTGAACAGCTGTTCTTTATTTCATACGCACTG CTTTGGTGCAGGTCCACACGGCCGGAAATTGGCGATGAAGTGATGTCTGATGTTCACAGCCCCAACAGATACCG AGTGAACATTCCTCTCCGAAACATGGAAGAATTCGAAGCAGCGTTTCAGTGTAAGACAGGGGCACCGATGCAGGCAGGCCCAAAGGACAGGTGTGTGCTGTGGTAG